In Flavivirga abyssicola, the following are encoded in one genomic region:
- a CDS encoding protease complex subunit PrcB family protein, which produces MKNILIIFLSILVWSCISDDDNSKMTDVESTLIAKDNLYGNGAEGIIEQNLIISDQSNWNDLITQMNSVNNISDNFSETEIDFYEYKIIAVFDEIKGNGGHSLELNIVSNSENIIVNITYFAPKGNATTVITQPFHIVKIPNSDLPIIFE; this is translated from the coding sequence ATGAAAAATATATTAATCATCTTTTTATCAATTTTAGTTTGGAGCTGTATTTCTGATGATGATAACTCAAAAATGACTGATGTTGAATCTACTTTAATTGCTAAAGATAATCTTTACGGAAATGGAGCGGAAGGAATTATTGAACAGAATTTAATTATATCTGATCAATCTAATTGGAATGATTTAATAACTCAAATGAATTCAGTAAATAATATTTCTGATAATTTTTCCGAAACTGAAATAGATTTTTATGAATACAAGATTATCGCAGTATTTGACGAAATAAAAGGAAACGGAGGTCATAGCTTGGAATTAAATATAGTGTCGAATTCCGAAAATATAATTGTAAACATTACCTATTTTGCTCCTAAAGGAAATGCTACAACTGTAATAACCCAACCTTTTCATATTGTGAAAATTCCAAATTCTGATTTACCAATAATATTTGAATAA